In the Lysinibacillus sp. PLM2 genome, one interval contains:
- the uvrX gene encoding putative UV-damage repair protein UvrX — protein MHASSLNEYDTDFWQEDSFSIYKNAPDRPIICIDMRCFYASCMAMLENLDPMQVPIAVVGNFQQKGSVVLAASPPMKKRFGIKTGSRLYEIPKHPDIKLFEPKMEFFVQMSMAITDLINQYVPKEAIHVYSVDESFIDLSGTEKLWGPPEETAKRIQYNIFNQFQIQSAVGMGPNMLMAKLALDIDAKKTGFAKWTYEDVPKKLWPVAPLSEMWGIGRRTERSLNNMGIFKVGDLANADLKMLEDRFGIMGNQLYYHAWGIDLSPIGAPIIQGQISFGKGQMLMRDYRHREEILTVILEMCEDVARRAREAYQIGRTITLGVSYSKDTFGGGFHRARTIDEPTNDTMEIYKVCKELLDEFYAERPVRHIDISLSKLESEHSMQLSLFDEMKWKKRKLGATMDSLRSKHGATAVLRAVSFTEAGTAVARAQLVGGHKK, from the coding sequence ATGCATGCAAGTAGTTTGAATGAATATGATACAGATTTTTGGCAGGAGGATTCTTTTTCTATATATAAAAATGCACCAGATCGACCAATTATTTGTATCGATATGAGATGTTTTTATGCAAGTTGTATGGCAATGCTTGAAAATCTTGATCCGATGCAAGTGCCGATAGCTGTTGTCGGAAATTTTCAGCAAAAGGGAAGTGTTGTCCTAGCTGCATCGCCACCGATGAAAAAACGTTTCGGAATTAAAACGGGATCACGTCTTTATGAAATACCAAAACATCCTGATATTAAATTATTCGAGCCAAAAATGGAGTTTTTCGTTCAGATGTCAATGGCAATTACAGATTTAATTAATCAGTATGTGCCGAAAGAGGCTATTCATGTCTATAGTGTAGATGAAAGCTTTATTGATTTATCGGGTACGGAAAAGCTTTGGGGTCCACCTGAAGAGACAGCAAAGCGTATTCAGTATAATATTTTTAATCAATTCCAAATTCAAAGTGCGGTTGGGATGGGGCCGAATATGTTGATGGCAAAGCTTGCACTTGATATAGATGCAAAGAAAACAGGTTTTGCCAAATGGACGTACGAGGATGTTCCGAAAAAGCTATGGCCAGTTGCACCACTTTCTGAAATGTGGGGAATTGGTAGACGGACAGAACGCTCCTTAAATAATATGGGCATTTTTAAAGTAGGAGATTTAGCGAATGCAGATTTGAAAATGCTAGAGGATCGTTTCGGTATTATGGGAAATCAACTATATTACCATGCATGGGGTATTGATTTATCACCAATTGGAGCACCGATTATACAAGGCCAAATTAGCTTTGGAAAAGGGCAAATGCTCATGCGTGATTATCGTCATCGTGAAGAAATTTTAACGGTTATTTTAGAAATGTGTGAAGATGTAGCAAGACGTGCAAGGGAAGCATATCAGATTGGCAGAACAATTACTCTTGGTGTTTCTTATAGTAAAGATACCTTTGGAGGAGGATTCCATCGCGCGCGAACAATCGATGAGCCGACAAATGATACGATGGAAATCTACAAAGTGTGTAAGGAACTGCTCGATGAGTTCTACGCAGAAAGACCAGTAAGACATATCGATATTAGTCTTTCGAAATTGGAATCAGAACACTCTATGCAACTCAGTTTGTTTGATGAAATGAAATGGAAGAAGCGGAAGCTTGGTGCTACGATGGATTCTTTACGTTCAAAGCATGGAGCGACTGCTGTGTTACGAGCGGTATCATTTACAGAAGCAGGCACTGCTGTAGCGCGTGCTCAGTTAGTGGGTGGGCATAAGAAATAA
- the yolD gene encoding hypothetical protein, which yields MIRDRGNIKWNAMMLPEHVKLLREWKAQDEYVKKPELDEWALQELSEQLQRAYTQKTEVELKVWEEKQIYKTTGVIHKVNTQSCKLYLEDGRSFSFQSIIDVSLNLIE from the coding sequence ATGATTCGAGATCGGGGGAATATCAAATGGAATGCCATGATGTTGCCCGAACATGTGAAGCTATTACGTGAATGGAAGGCACAGGATGAATACGTAAAAAAGCCAGAACTAGATGAATGGGCGCTACAAGAGCTAAGTGAACAATTACAAAGAGCTTATACCCAAAAAACGGAGGTAGAGCTAAAGGTTTGGGAAGAAAAGCAAATTTACAAAACAACAGGTGTCATCCACAAGGTAAATACCCAAAGCTGTAAACTTTATTTAGAAGATGGTCGTTCCTTTTCGTTCCAGTCCATTATAGATGTTTCACTTAATTTAATTGAATAA
- a CDS encoding L-threonine 3-dehydrogenase encodes MKRILVTGALGQIGSELVVKLRKLYGEENVLATDIREPEEGEGLFQVLDVMEEKRMFELAKQFNADSLIHMAALLSATAEKKPLYAWQLNMGGLINALEVSRELNLQFFTPSSIGAFGPSTPKDDTPQDTIQRPTTMYGVSKVAGELLCDYYFNRFGVDTRGVRFPGLISYITPPGGGTTDYAVEIYYKAVEEGRYTSYIAEGTYMDMMYMPDALQAIVDLMEADGSKLEHRNAFNITAMSIEPNQIAKEIKKHIPTFEMDYAVDPVRQGIAESWPNSIDPSAAKGEWGFTSAYDLEKMTADMIEKLSSKLNKKSFS; translated from the coding sequence ATGAAAAGGATACTCGTTACGGGGGCGCTTGGACAAATTGGCTCTGAATTGGTGGTCAAACTTCGCAAGCTTTATGGGGAAGAAAATGTTTTAGCAACGGATATTAGAGAACCAGAAGAAGGGGAAGGTCTGTTTCAAGTACTTGATGTAATGGAAGAAAAAAGAATGTTTGAGCTAGCGAAACAATTCAATGCAGATAGTCTCATCCATATGGCAGCTCTTCTTTCTGCCACCGCTGAAAAAAAGCCGCTCTATGCTTGGCAGTTAAATATGGGGGGGCTTATCAATGCATTGGAGGTATCTCGGGAGCTAAATTTACAGTTTTTCACCCCAAGTTCAATCGGTGCATTTGGTCCGTCCACACCAAAAGACGATACACCACAGGATACAATACAAAGGCCAACGACAATGTATGGAGTGAGCAAGGTGGCAGGGGAATTATTATGCGATTATTACTTTAATCGCTTTGGTGTGGATACTCGCGGTGTTCGATTCCCGGGGCTAATTTCATATATTACGCCTCCAGGTGGGGGAACGACAGATTATGCGGTGGAAATTTATTATAAAGCGGTGGAAGAAGGGCGCTACACTTCCTACATTGCAGAAGGTACATACATGGATATGATGTATATGCCCGATGCGCTGCAAGCAATTGTCGACTTAATGGAAGCAGATGGCTCCAAATTAGAACATCGCAACGCCTTTAATATAACAGCCATGAGCATTGAACCAAATCAAATTGCAAAAGAAATTAAAAAGCATATTCCAACATTTGAAATGGACTATGCTGTGGACCCTGTACGTCAAGGAATTGCAGAAAGCTGGCCTAACTCTATTGATCCGTCAGCGGCTAAAGGGGAATGGGGTTTTACATCAGCCTATGATTTGGAAAAAATGACAGCCGATATGATTGAGAAGTTAAGTAGTAAATTAAATAAAAAGTCATTTTCATAA
- the trpA gene encoding tryptophan synthase alpha chain, whose product MSLLKEAILTTVARGNKAFVPYIMAGDGGLEKVQPTILKLQELGVTAIEVGIPFTDPVADGPTIELAGERALAEGTTLRKVLETLTSFADEISIPLVAMTYLNPILAYGIEEFAHDAYAAGIRGVIIPDMPLEECEIIHPALKEAGIDLVQLVSLTSTPERIERLTKMSEGFIYAVTVNGITGARQSFASELDEHFNKLRNYSDTPILAGFGISTPEHVKNFASVCDGVIVGSKIVDSLAKDDWATIEELVKASKLAAVK is encoded by the coding sequence ATGAGCCTATTAAAAGAAGCTATTTTAACTACTGTCGCAAGAGGTAATAAAGCATTTGTCCCTTATATTATGGCTGGCGATGGTGGATTAGAGAAAGTGCAGCCGACCATTTTGAAGCTACAGGAGCTTGGGGTTACTGCTATTGAAGTGGGCATCCCTTTCACAGATCCTGTTGCAGATGGTCCAACCATTGAACTTGCCGGTGAACGGGCATTAGCAGAGGGTACCACTTTACGAAAAGTACTTGAAACTTTAACTAGCTTTGCAGATGAAATTTCAATTCCACTTGTTGCGATGACTTATTTAAATCCTATTCTTGCTTATGGAATTGAGGAATTTGCTCACGATGCATATGCAGCTGGAATTCGCGGTGTTATTATCCCTGATATGCCTTTAGAAGAATGTGAAATTATCCATCCTGCCTTAAAGGAGGCTGGTATTGATTTAGTTCAGCTTGTATCATTAACGAGTACACCAGAACGTATTGAACGTTTAACTAAAATGAGCGAAGGCTTTATTTATGCAGTTACTGTTAATGGGATTACCGGGGCACGACAAAGCTTTGCTAGTGAGCTAGATGAACATTTCAATAAGCTTCGAAACTATAGTGATACGCCTATTTTAGCTGGATTTGGAATATCAACACCTGAGCATGTGAAAAATTTCGCATCTGTTTGCGATGGTGTCATCGTAGGTAGTAAGATTGTGGATAGCTTAGCTAAAGATGACTGGGCTACAATTGAAGAATTAGTGAAGGCTTCAAAATTGGCTGCTGTGAAATAA
- the trpB gene encoding tryptophan synthase beta chain produces the protein MAIETKGRFGRFGGQFVPETLMTALQELEEAYDKYKDEEEFQKELHYYLKNYVGRETPLYFAERLTAHCGGAKIYLKREDLNHTGAHKINNALGQALLAKRMGKKKIVAETGAGQHGVATATACALLGLECIVYMGAEDVKRQALNVFRMELLGTKVVGVEKGSATLKDAVNEALRHWVTNIEDTHYILGSAMGPHPFPTIVRDFQRVIGDETRKQILEIENRLPNAVVACIGGGSNSIGMFYPFVNDQDVALYGVEAAGKGIDTDKHAAAIHVGKTGVLHGAFMYLLQDENGFVQEAHSISAGLDYPGVGPEHCHLHESGRATYGNVNDEEALEGVKLLCRTEGILPALESAHAIYFASNLAKTMSSDDILVVCLSGRGDKDVHTISSALGGDLA, from the coding sequence ATGGCAATTGAGACAAAAGGTCGTTTCGGCCGTTTCGGAGGACAATTTGTTCCGGAAACATTAATGACAGCATTACAAGAACTTGAAGAAGCATATGATAAATATAAAGATGAAGAAGAATTCCAAAAGGAACTTCATTACTATTTAAAAAACTATGTTGGTCGGGAAACACCCCTTTATTTCGCTGAAAGATTAACAGCTCATTGTGGTGGTGCGAAAATTTATTTGAAGCGTGAAGATTTAAACCATACAGGTGCTCATAAAATTAATAACGCCCTCGGTCAGGCGCTCCTTGCAAAACGTATGGGCAAGAAAAAAATTGTTGCTGAAACCGGGGCTGGTCAACACGGTGTAGCCACTGCAACAGCATGTGCCCTTCTTGGATTAGAGTGTATCGTGTATATGGGAGCTGAAGATGTAAAGCGTCAAGCATTGAATGTATTCCGTATGGAGCTTCTTGGAACAAAGGTTGTCGGAGTTGAAAAAGGTTCCGCTACGTTAAAGGATGCGGTCAATGAAGCACTACGCCACTGGGTTACAAACATTGAAGATACGCACTATATTTTAGGTTCAGCAATGGGCCCTCATCCATTCCCTACGATCGTTCGTGACTTCCAACGAGTAATCGGCGATGAAACTCGTAAACAAATTCTTGAAATAGAAAATCGCCTTCCAAATGCTGTTGTTGCTTGTATTGGTGGAGGAAGTAACTCCATTGGTATGTTTTATCCTTTCGTAAATGATCAAGATGTGGCTTTATATGGTGTTGAAGCTGCAGGAAAAGGCATCGATACAGATAAACATGCCGCTGCTATTCATGTTGGTAAAACAGGCGTCCTTCATGGAGCATTTATGTACTTATTACAGGATGAAAATGGATTCGTTCAAGAAGCCCATTCCATTTCTGCTGGATTAGATTATCCTGGTGTTGGCCCAGAGCATTGCCATCTTCATGAAAGCGGCCGCGCAACCTATGGGAATGTGAATGATGAAGAGGCACTAGAAGGTGTGAAGTTACTTTGTCGTACTGAGGGTATACTACCTGCTTTAGAAAGTGCCCATGCCATTTACTTCGCTTCAAACCTTGCGAAAACTATGTCTTCTGATGATATTTTAGTTGTTTGCTTATCCGGACGTGGGGATAAAGATGTACACACCATTTCTTCTGCCCTTGGAGGTGACCTAGCATGA
- the trpF gene encoding N-(5'-phosphoribosyl)anthranilate isomerase has protein sequence MTKVKICGLKEVEHVKAAVDAGASFIGFMFAPSKRQITIEHAAELAKHVPTPVKKVGVFVNPTKEQVREAVESVGLDFVQYHGNESVDFISDLGFPSIKAFSIRDYEDVEKASQYDVDYYLFDAPGTDFAGGSGRVFDWSLLEKATIPKDRVILAGGLNCKNVTLAIQQVSPFGVDVSSGVERDGRKDVDLIKEFIQAATTGKGVYL, from the coding sequence ATGACAAAAGTGAAAATTTGTGGATTGAAAGAAGTCGAGCACGTGAAAGCGGCTGTGGATGCCGGTGCTAGTTTCATAGGCTTCATGTTTGCCCCAAGCAAGCGTCAAATCACGATAGAACATGCCGCTGAGCTTGCAAAACATGTTCCAACACCTGTTAAAAAAGTAGGCGTGTTTGTTAATCCAACAAAAGAGCAAGTTCGCGAAGCAGTCGAATCAGTTGGTCTAGATTTCGTCCAATATCATGGCAATGAAAGTGTCGATTTTATTAGTGACTTGGGCTTCCCTTCCATTAAGGCCTTCTCCATTCGTGATTATGAAGATGTCGAGAAAGCTAGTCAATATGATGTAGATTACTATTTATTTGATGCACCAGGAACTGATTTTGCTGGTGGAAGTGGTCGCGTTTTCGATTGGTCATTACTTGAAAAAGCTACGATTCCAAAGGATCGTGTAATTTTAGCGGGTGGATTAAATTGTAAAAACGTTACCCTCGCCATCCAGCAAGTCTCCCCATTTGGCGTGGATGTCTCAAGTGGTGTAGAGCGAGATGGTAGAAAAGATGTTGATTTAATTAAAGAATTTATACAAGCAGCAACCACTGGAAAAGGAGTGTATCTATAA
- the trpC gene encoding indole-3-glycerol phosphate synthase gives MTILQTIIDYKKTLLPHFIANKPQFEVVKKERPSLYDVLRNSKQLQVIAEMKRASPSKGLINDGVNPVAQAKKYENAGAICISVLTEDKYFKGSFQDLTDIANEVDIPILNKDFVIHEVQIDYAKAAGASVILLIVAALSEDKLKSLYDYASSLGLDVLVEVHNEEELDRALAIGPKIIGVNNRNLKTFDVDLAQTEKLAEKINTIPEIAFISESGIWTSEDAARVAKVGARGVLVGESLMRTGNVEEALKSLQVPLSDNEKVVKS, from the coding sequence ATGACGATTTTACAAACGATTATTGATTACAAAAAAACATTGCTTCCTCATTTCATTGCAAACAAACCACAATTTGAGGTTGTGAAAAAGGAGCGCCCTTCTCTTTATGATGTACTGCGGAATTCGAAGCAGCTTCAAGTCATTGCAGAAATGAAGCGAGCATCTCCTTCTAAAGGGTTAATAAATGATGGTGTAAATCCTGTTGCACAAGCAAAAAAATATGAAAATGCTGGTGCTATATGTATCTCTGTATTAACAGAAGATAAGTATTTTAAAGGTTCTTTTCAAGATTTAACTGATATTGCAAATGAAGTGGACATTCCGATTTTAAATAAGGATTTTGTCATCCATGAGGTTCAAATTGATTATGCAAAAGCGGCTGGTGCTTCGGTGATTTTATTGATTGTTGCAGCTTTATCAGAAGACAAACTAAAATCCTTATACGACTATGCATCTAGCTTAGGCCTTGATGTTTTAGTTGAAGTACACAATGAAGAAGAGCTAGATCGCGCCCTTGCAATTGGTCCAAAAATTATCGGTGTAAACAATCGTAATTTAAAAACCTTTGATGTTGATTTAGCACAAACAGAAAAATTAGCAGAGAAAATCAATACGATTCCTGAAATCGCCTTTATTAGTGAAAGTGGCATATGGACTAGTGAAGATGCTGCGCGTGTAGCAAAGGTAGGCGCTCGTGGAGTACTCGTTGGCGAATCTTTAATGCGAACTGGAAATGTTGAAGAAGCACTAAAATCTTTACAAGTTCCCCTCTCTGACAATGAAAAGGTTGTGAAGTCATGA